The following coding sequences are from one Musa acuminata AAA Group cultivar baxijiao chromosome BXJ2-4, Cavendish_Baxijiao_AAA, whole genome shotgun sequence window:
- the LOC103981753 gene encoding uncharacterized protein LOC103981753 yields MRAVVITSPGGPEVLQVQEVEDPVVGDDEVLIKVEATALNRADTVQRKGLYPLPKGASPYPGLECSGTVLTVGKSVACWKVGDRVCALLSGGGYAEKVAVPAGQVLPIPEGVTLRDAASFPEVACTVWSTIFMTSQLSPGETLLVHGGSSGIGTFAIQIAKHVGIRVFVTAGSEEKLAACKNLGADVCINYKTEDFVARVEEETGGKGVDVILDNVGGPYLQKNLDSLGMDGRLFIIGFMGGAATEVNLSCLLARRLTIQAAGLRNRSLENKAKIVAEVKKHVWSAIAAGKVKPIVYKTFPLSEAAEAHRLMEGSSHVGKILLIP; encoded by the exons ATGAGGGCGGTAGTGATCACGAGCCCTGGCGGCCCCGAGGTGCTACAGGTGCAGGAGGTGGAGGACCCGGTGGTCGGCGACGACGAGGTCCTCATCAAGGTGGAGGCCACTGCACTCAACCGCGCCGACACCGTCCAGAGGAAGGGTTTGTACCCACTGCCAAAGGGCGCTAGCCCTTACCCTGGCCTCGAGTGCTCCGGAACCGTCCTCACCGTCGGGAAATCCGTTGCTTGCTGGAAGGTCGGCGATCGG GTTTGTGCCCTTCTGAGTGGAGGAGGGTATGCAGAGAAGGTAGCGGTACCTGCTGGACAGGTTCTTCCTATCCCGGAAGGTGTCACTTTGAGGGATGCTGCAAGTTTTCCTGAAGTGGCATGCACTGTGTGGTCGACTATTTTCATGACGAGCCAGTTGTCCCCTGGGGAGACTCTGTTG GTTCATGGTGGATCTAGTGGAATTGGTACCTTTGCTATTCAGATTGCTAAGCACGTTGGAATTAGAGTGTTTGTGACAGCAG GAAGTGAAGAAAAATTGGCTGCTTGCAAGAATCTTGGTGCTGATGTTTGCATTAATTACAAGACTGAAGACTTCGTCGCAAGGGTAGAGGAAGAAACTGGAGGAAAGG GTGTTGATGTTATACTGGACAATGTTGGCGGGCCTTACCTGCAGAAAAATCTTGATAGCTTGGGTATGGATGGTAGGCTTTTTATCATCGGTTTCATGGGAGGGGCAGCGACAGAAGTAAACCTGTCTTGCTTATTGGCAAGGCGCCTTACTATACAAG CTGCTGGTCTGCGCAACAGAAGCCTTGAGAACAAAGCCAAAATAGTTGCTGAGGTGAAGAAGCATGTGTGGTCAGCCATTGCAGCAGGCAAGGTGAAGCCCATCGTTTACAAGACCTTTCCTCTGTCTGAAGCTGCGGAGGCTCACAGGTTAATGGAAGGCAGCTCTCATGTTGGCAAGATACTGTTAATTCCATGA